One Candidatus Margulisiibacteriota bacterium genomic region harbors:
- a CDS encoding pentapeptide repeat-containing protein, which translates to DLRESDFSGCDLQNSTFRKANLEKANFTGAWNYYIDPTQNKVKGARFSYPEALSLLTSFGIKIE; encoded by the coding sequence CGACCTAAGGGAATCGGATTTTTCCGGCTGTGACCTGCAAAACAGCACCTTCCGCAAGGCCAACCTGGAAAAAGCCAACTTCACCGGCGCCTGGAATTATTATATCGACCCAACCCAGAATAAGGTCAAAGGAGCCAGGTTCTCTTACCCTGAAGCTTTATCGCTCCTCACCTCTTTTGGGATCAAGATCGAATAG